A part of Fusarium oxysporum Fo47 chromosome III, complete sequence genomic DNA contains:
- a CDS encoding uncharacterized protein (domain of unknown function-domain containing protein), protein MASRLDRLVTILETGSTRLIRDTAVNQLADWQKQHPDELFNLLSRVVPYLRHKEWETRRTAASAIGKIVEHAPVYDPNSEDAPEEGKKEEPVPENGHIKKEEEDDAKKLPSDDGLFKLESLNVEMILKYGKELLRGGGIEYGLAALDPQARLTHQKKTLNGRLGLLGRKYEDDEIAYTGGDNLTAPMTPMDTTNGHGHARPDGSGAQSQAPEESQLSSRQLNVLKRKRKREAMKASQGKGGFGDLSVRRSMTSGSDNLGDDTAMPDGDTKKNSKVNDYFNLDRPADVDEDTKVVSEFKGPVVPIKSELEAEETMEGAEWPYDRLCDFLKVDLFDPSWETRHGAAMGLREVIRVHGGGAGKLRDKTRKENDVLNQKWLDDMACRLCCVLMLDRFTDYSSDTSVAPIRETIGQSLGSVLKHLPSPSVYSTFKILYRMVMQEDLKLDRPVWSVCHGGMIGLRYVVAVRKDLLLQDSDMIDGIIKTVMKGLGDMDDDVRSVSAATLIPMAKEFVTLRPTQLEGLVNIIWESLSNLGDDLSASTGRIMDLLATLCGFPEVLEAMKASAAQDEERSFTLLVPRLYPFLRHTITSVRVAVLKALSTFAKLDAETSQGWLNGRILRLIFQNILVERDRDALNMSLDLWTSLVESLASKPAVLADEFTAHIDPMMQLTLHPIGVSRNPIPMNASLFQKPSGGTYTMPGVTQHTPRKPSSPDGSDRAPKRRRKSTKVDDTPTASLTHDVDGHMMQGDVDLVGMDVLIRSRVSAAKAMGFIMSRVPVASLDDYDALLIPGLGSAFSSSQMTACVIIDEFAMNSQHLGDSPRYLENLQRIIDSERPAAYRDLVNFIQRVRTQCQQLIHLFRDHGKVSHSKLPTLPVVVQGEAEAGPSAFSIATAEKCIGDDYEKLKKAMPPGQRLIASQQLSDARDMTILAIEEAKTVKAARDVRVKAAAACAMVGMKVLPKKPSPLIKGIMDSVKTEENQQLQIRSADTIARLVQLFTEKGRKGPADKVVSNLVKFSCVEVAETPEFPVHASKTDCVLSMQKEEDRVDHPDAAKWAREAKAARITRRGAKEALEILSRTYGASLLETVPSLRTFMEDPLVRAFSLDTLPGEAKDPEQTFGQEIVDAMSVIRTMTPTLDKALQPFIMQMMPLVIKALHSELSVFRYMAAKCMATICSVMTVEGMTALVEKVLPSINNPVDLNFRQGAIEAIYHLIAVMGDAILPYVIFLIVPVLGRMSDSDNEIRLIATTSFATLVKLVPLEAGIPDPPGLSEELLKGRDRERTFIAQLLDPKKVEQFQIPVAIKAELRSYQQEGVNWLNFLNKYHLHGILCDDMGLGKTLQTLCIVASDHHQRAEEFAKTQAPDVRKLPSLIVCPPTLSGHWQQEIKTYAPFLSVTAYVGPPAERKAMKDRLGETDIVVTSYDVCRNDAEVLDKHSWNYVVLDEGHLIKNPKAKITQAVKKLASNHRLILTGTPIQNNVLELWSLFDFLMPGFLGAEKVFLDRFAKPIAASRFSKASSKEQEAGALAIEALHKQVLPFLLRRLKEEVLNDLPPKILQNYYCDLSDLQQKLFEDFTKKQGKKIQAEAGREDKEAKQHIFQALQYMRKLCNSPAMVMKPGSTLYDETQKILAKQGTSIEDVQHAPKLTALRDLLVDCGIGVEGSDSNDPLYQPIKPHRALIFCQMKEMLDMVQNKVLKELLPSVSHLRLDGSVEANKRQDIVNKFNSDPSYDVLLLTTSVGGLGLNLTGADTVIFVEHDWNPQKDLQAMDRAHRIGQKKVVNVYRLITRGTLEEKILNLQRFKIDVASTVVNQQNAGLSTMDTDQILDLFNVGDAAPNLLADKEKNNIDGREEDMVDIETGDVRVPGKKAWLDDLGDLWDNKQYEESFDLDDFMKTMS, encoded by the exons atggcttcgag ACTTGACAGATTAGTCAC TATCCTCGAAACGGGTAGTACGAGACTCATCCGCGATACTGCTGTTAATCAGCTTGCTGATTGGCAAAAGCAACACCCTGATGAATTATTCAATCTCCTCTCTCGTGTCGTCCCTTATCTGAGACACAAAGAATGGGAGACAAGGAGAACCGCAGCTTCTGCTATTGGAAAAATCGTAGAGCATGCCCCTGTTTACGACCCAAACTCCGAAGATGCGCCTGAGGAagggaagaaggaggagccTGTGCCCGAAAACGGACATAttaagaaggaggaggaagatgacgcAAAAAAGCTACCTTCTGATGATGGTCTCTTCAAATTGGAGTCTCTCAATGTTGAGATGATTCTCAAATACGGCAAAGAACTACTGCGTGGCGGTGGCATCGAATATGGACTAGCAGCGCTTGATCCGCAAGCGCGACTGACACATCAAAAGAAGACTCTCAATGGGCGATTAGGACTACTTGGAAGGAAGTACGAAGATGACGAAATCGCATACACAGGTGGCGACAACCTTACTGCGCCCATGACCCCAATGGACACCACAAACGGGCATGGACACGCTCGTCCTGACGGATCTGGTGCTCAATCACAAGCGCCTGAAGAATCTCAACTGAGTTCTCGACAGCTCAATGTATTAAAACGAAAACGCAAAAGAGAGGCAATGAAAGCATCCCAAGGTAAGGGAGGATTCGGAGATCTTTCTGTCAGGCGCTCCATGACATCTGGATCCGATAACCTGGGAGACGACACGGCCATGCCAGATGGagacaccaagaagaacagcaaAGTCAACGACTACTTCAATCTCGATCGTCCTGccgatgttgatgaggacaCTAAGGTTGTGAGCGAGTTCAAAGGACCAGTGGTCCCCATAAAATCCGAGCTAGAAGCGGAGGAGACTATGGAGGGCGCTGAGTGGCCATATGACCGGTTATGCGATTTCCTCAAAGTGGACTTGTTTGACCCTTCCTGGGAAACCCGACACGGAGCTGCCATGGGCCTTCGTGAAGTTATCCGAGTACATGGTGGAGGTGCAGGGAAGCTACGCGACAAGACAAGGAAGGAGAATGATGTCCTCAATCAGAAAtggcttgatgatatggCCTGCCGGCTGTGCTGTGTACTAATGCTTGATCGCTTCACTGACTACAGCTCCGATACCTCTGTGGCACCTATTCGGGAAACAATTGGACAGTCTCTTGGGTCCGTTCTGAAACATCTACCGTCGCCGTCTGTTTACAGCACTTTCAAAATTCTCTACAGAATGGTTATGCAAGAAGATCTCAAGCTTGATAGGCCAGTTTGGTCAGTGTGCCATGGCGGGATGATTGGCCTGAGATATGTCGTCGCGGTCAGGAAAGACCTCCTCCTTCAGGACAGCGACATGATTGATGGCATAATAAAGACTGTGATGAAAGGCCTGGGTGATATGGATGACGATGTCCGTTCTGTCAGTGCCGCTACGCTCATCCCCATGGCGAAGGAGTTTGTCACTTTGCGGCCCACACAACTCGAGGGACTTGTCAACATAATTTGGGAAAGTCTCTCAAATCTTGGTGATGACCTGAGCGCCAGCACTGGACGAATTATGGATCTGCTCGCGACTCTGTGTGGTTTCCCGGAGGTACTCGAAGCAATGAAGGCATCGGCCgctcaagatgaagaacgcTCCTTTACCCTGCTTGTCCCTAGACTCTACCCCTTTTTACGTCATACCATCACATCGGTGAGGGTGGCTGTGTTGAAAGCATTGTCGACTTTCGCAAAACTTGACGCAGAGACCTCCCAGGGCTGGCTCAACGGCAGAATTCTCCGATTGATCTTTCAAAATATTCTTGTTGAAAGAGATAGAGACGCCCTCAACATGTCTTTGGACCTATGGACGTCTCTGGTCGAGAGCCTAGCCAGCAAACCTGCTGTTCTTGCAGACGAATTTACTGCTCACATCGATCCTATGATGCAACTGACTCTACACCCTATCGGTGTTTCGAGAAATCCGATCCCAATGAACGCCTCACTCTTCCAAAAACCATCAGGTGGCACGTATACTATGCCCGGAGTTACTCAGCACACACCACGGAAGCCGTCATCTCCCGATGGGTCTGATCGTGCTCCCAAGCGTCGCCGGAAATCCACAAAGGTCGACGATACCCCTACAGCCAGCCTAACgcatgatgttgatggtcACATGATGCAAGGCGACGTGGATCTCGTTGGCATGGATGTGCTGATTCGCTCCCGTGTTTCAGCTGCCAAGGCAATGGGCTTCATCATGTCTCGAGTCCCTGTCGCAAGCCTGGACGATTATGATGCATTGTTAATTCCTGGCCTAGGGTCAGCATTTTCATCCAGCCAGATGACAGCATGCGTGATCATCGACGAGTTTGCCATGAACAGCCAACACTTGGGCGATTCTCCTCGTTACCTCGAGAATTTACAACGCATTATTGATTCAGAACGTCCAGCGGCATACAGGGATCTTGTCAACTTCATCCAGCGAGTCAGGACACAATGCCAGCAGCTCATTCATCTGTTCAGAGACCATGGCAAGGTTTCGCACAGCAAACTTCCGACACTGCCTGTCGTGGtccaaggagaagcagaagctggCCCGAGTGCCTTTTCTATTGCCACCGCAGAGAAATGTATCGGCGATGACTACGAGAAACTGAAGAAGGCCATGCCACCCGGTCAACGTCTGATAGCGAGCCAGCAGCTGTCCGACGCTCGTGATATGACCATCTTGGccattgaagaagccaagactgTTAAGGCAGCTCGTGATGTTCGCGtcaaagcagcagcagcgtGTGCAATGGTTGGTATGAAAGTGCTTCCGAAGAAACCCAGCCCATTGATCAAGGGCATCATGGACTCTGTCAAAACAGAAGAGAACCAGCAACTTCAAATTCGGTCTGCTGACACAATTGCAAGACTCGTGCAGCTTTTCACTGAAAAGGGTCGAAAGGGACCAGCCGATAAAGTGGTATCCAACCTGGTCAAGTTCTCTTGTGTCGAAGTTGCAGAGACTCCTGAATTTCCAGTTCATGCCAGTAAGACTGATTGTGTTCTGTCCAtgcagaaggaagaggatcgTGTCGATCACCCAGATGCTGCTAAATGGGCCCGCGAAGCTAAAGCTGCCCGCATCACCAGACGAGGTGCAAAAGAAGCCCTCGAAATTCTTTCTAGAACTTACGGTGCCAGCCTACTTGAAACTGTCCCCAGCCTCCGCACATTCATGGAAGATCCTCTTGTTCGAGCTTTCTCGCTTGACACTCTGCCTGGAGAGGCTAAGGATCCCGAACAGACGTTTGGACAAGAGATTGTCGACGCCATGTCTGTCATTCGCACCATGACTCCAACTCTGGATAAGGCCTTGCAACCTTTCATCATGCAAATGATGCCTCTTGTCATAAAAGCTTTGCACTCGGAACTTTCAGTCTTCCGGTACATGGCTGCCAAGTGTATGGCCACAATCTGTAGTGTCATGACCGTGGAAGGTATGACTGcacttgttgagaaggttcTCCCATCGATCAACAATCCAGTCGACCTCAATTTCCGACAAGGAGCAATCGAAGCTATCTACCATCTGATTGCTGTTATGGGGGATGCTATTTTGCCATATGTCATTTTTTTGATTGTGCCAGTTTTAGGACGAATGAGCGATTCTGACAACGAAATTCGCCTCATCGCAACAACATCCTTTGCCACGTTGGTCAAACTTGTTCCTCTTGAAGCTGGAATTCCTGACCCGCCCGGATTGTCCGAGGAATTGCTGAAAGGACGAGACCGCGAGAGAACCTTCATTGCTCAACTGCTGGATCCAAAGAAGGTAGAGCAGTTCCAGATTCCTGTagccatcaaggctgagctaCGGTCgtatcaacaagaaggcgTCAACTGGCTCAATTTCCTCAATAAATACCACCTTCATGGTATTCTTTGTGATGATATGGGTCTAGGCAAGACCCTGCAGACCCTCTGTATCGTAGCAAGCGATCATCATCAGCGTGCCGAAGAGTTTGCCAAGACACAGGCACCGGATGTCCGCAAGCTGCCGTCACTAATTGTCTGCCCACCTACACTTTCAGGTCACTGGCAACAAGAAATTAAGACCTATGCACCATTCTTGAGCGTGACTGCCTATGTTGGACCGCCAGCGGAGAGAAAGGCTATGAAAGACAGACTTGGCGAGACTGACATCGTAGTCACATCCTACGATGTCTGCCGCAATGACGCAGAAGTTCTCGATAAGCATAGTTGGAACTATGTTGTGCTCGACGAAGGCCACCTGATCAAGAACCCTAAGGCCAAGATCACGCAGgcagtcaagaagctggcgaGCAATCATCGTCTTATCCTCACCGGCACCCCTATTCAGAATAATGTCTTGGAGCTTTGGTCTCTGTTTGACTTTTTGATGCCTGGATTCTTGGGTGCTGAAAAAGTCTTTCTGGACCGCTTTGCGAAACCTATAGCTGCAAGTCGATTTAGCAAGGCATCATCAAAGGAACAGGAAGCGGGTGCCTTGGCGATTGAAGCACTTCACAAACAGGTGCTTCCGTTCCTGTTGCGACGCCTCAAAGAAGAGGTTTTGAACGATCTTCCGCCAAAGATCTTGCAGAATTACTATTGTGACCTGAGCGACCTACAGCAAAAACTATTCGAGGACTTCACAAAGAAACAGGGCAAGAAGATTCAAGCCGAAGCGGGTCGTGAAGATAAAGAAGCCAAGCAACACATTTTCCAAGCGCTACAGTATATGCGAAAGTTGTGCAACTCACCTGCCATGGTAATGAAACCAGGAAGCACTCTTTACGATGAGACGCAGAAGATTCTCGCCAAGCAAGGAACCTCCATTGAGGATGTGCAGCACGCACCCAAGTTGACCGCTCTGAGAGATCTACTGGTGGATTGCGGTATTGGCGTTGAAGGCAGTGATTCGAATGATCCTCTCTACCAACCTATTAAGCCCCACCGTGCGCTGATCTTCTGTCAAATGAAGGAGATGCTCGATATGGTGCAAAATAAGGTATTGAAGGAGTTATTGCCCTCAGTATCTCACCTCCGACTTGACGGCTCGGTCGAAGCCAACAAGAGACAAGATATCGTCAACAAATTTAACAGTGACCCGTCGTATGACGTGCTTTTGTTAACAACGAGCGTGGGAGGTCTTGGACTGAATTTGACAGGAGCCGATACTGTCATCTTCGTGGAGCACGATTGGAACCCCCAGAAGGATCTCCAGGCCATGGATCGAGCCCATCGTATCGGTCAAAAGAAGGTGGTGAACGTGTACCGCCTTATCACCCGTGGAACTCTTGAGGAGAAAATTCTGAACCTCCAACGTTTCAAGATTGATGTCGCATCAACAGTCGTAAATCAACAGAACGCTGGCCTCTCAACGATGGACACAGATCAGATCCTTGACCTGTTCAATGTTGGAGACGCCGCACCAAACCTCTTAGccgacaaggagaagaacaacatcgacggaagagaagaggatatGGTCGATATCGAGACAGGTGATGTGCGTGTACCAGGCAAGAAGGCATGGCTGGATGATTTGGGAGATCTTTGGGATAACAAGCAGTATGAGGAGAGTTTTGACCTGGATGACTTCATGAAGACGATGTCGTAG
- a CDS encoding RecF/RecN/SMC yields the protein MYIKQIIIQGFKSYKDQTVIEPFSPKTNVIVGRNGSGKSNFFAAIRFVLSDAYTQMSREERQGLLHEGSGSAVMSAYVEIIFDNSDDRFPTGNKDVILRRTIGLKKDEYSVDRKVVTKADVMNLLEAAGFSRSNPYYIVPQGRVTALTNMKESDRLNLLKEVAGTQVYETRRAESLKIMHETNNKREKIDELLEYIKERLSELEEEKEELRAFQDKDRERRCLEYAYYHNIQLGIQANLDELDNVRQDGIDSSDTNRAEYTEGEKAISRLDSEIHKLQREMELLQIERRQVEEDRRDGAKALAKAEMKVKNLREGQSAQEQARAQHAAELESVQNEIASKEQQLSTINPAYNQKKQEEDEIRRQLDHAEATRNRLFAKQSRGSQFRNKSERDTWLRKEIQELELNISTQKANKIDADEEVERVRESIAQAEQDVADLRNRLANFSGEKTALEEEVAKARDIIDKLNDERKLVRREDDKLNSVIANARQEKETAERELAHAMDGSTARGLATIRRLKQERDIPGAYGTLAELLEVSDAYRLPVEQIAGASLFHYVVDNADTATYLADTLYRQQGGRVTFMPLAQLRPRQIKLPRSNDAVPLLSKINYNEEYEKAFQQVFGKAVVCPNLTVASQYARSHGVDGITPEGDTTNKRGAMTGGYIDPRKSRLHAVQAVNKWRDEYERLLAQSRDIRKQTELKDQEITAAMSDLQKANERLRQAVDGFEPLKHELINKSKHLEKELSHLDAAIKRRDAVEKNMNSFLEDLAAHEAELRSDFKKTLTAAEERQLEELGTSTQELQKQWNELSRARRDLERQKQLLEVDLRQNLQMKLDQLNSQAFEDSTGSSGGGLKDAQRELKKAQKVQKAVEASLQELETKMDNTQARLEELANEKAQLEQAQSEISARIERQQKKMDKSLRKKAVLSTQAAECAQTIRDLGVLPEEAFDKYENMDPNQVSSKVNEALKKYKHVNKKAFEQYNNFTTQQDQLMKRRKELDDSQESIEVLVEHLDRRKDEAIERTFKQVSKEFTTIFGKLVPAGHGRLLIQRRADRRQEPVDESDGEARGVENYTGVGISVSFNSKHLDEQQKIQQLSGGQKSLCALCLIFALQATESSPMVIFDEVDANLDAQYRTAVAALLESISKEIGTQFICTTFRPEIVHVADRCYGVTFRNKTSSIDCVSTEQALEFVEGQAKP from the exons ATGTATATCAAGCAAATCATCATCCAGGGCTTTAAAAG CTACAAGGACCAGACTGTAATCGAACCGTTTTCCCCAAAGACCAATGTGATTGTCGGTCGCAATGGCTCCGGAAAAAGTAACTTCTTCGCCGCCATTCGCTTCGTTTTGAGCGATGCGTATACACAAATGAGTCGCGAAGAGCGGCAAGGCCTTCTCCACGAGGGCTCAGGCTCAGCCGTTATGTCGGCTTACGTGGAGATCATCTTCGACAACAGCGACGACCGATTTCCAACTGGCAACAAAGATGTTATTCTACGCCGCACAATCGGCTTGAAGAAAGACGAATACTCTGTCGATCGAAAAGTTGTAACCAAGGCCGATGTCATGAATCTGCTTGAAGCGGCCGGATTTTCACGATCAAACCCCTACTACATCGTACCTCAGGGACGAGTCACCGCCTTGACCAACATGAAAGAGTCCGACAGGCTCAACTTATTAAAAGAGGTAGCGGGAACACAGGTGTACGAAACGCGTCGCGCAGAGTCGCTCAAGATTATGCACGAGACCAATaacaagagagaaaagaTCGATGAACTGCTGGAATACATCAAGGAAAGGCTTAGCGAActcgaggaagaaaaggaagaacTCAGAGCGTTCCAGGACAAGGACAGAGAGAGACGGTGCCTCGAATATGCCTACTACCACAACATCCAGCTCGGGATTCAAGCAAACCTGGACGAGCTTGATAACGTCCGGCAAGACGGAATTGATAGTTCTGATACCAACCGAGCAGAGTACACTGAGGGCGAGAAGGCGATATCAAGGCTTGATTCAGAAATACACAAGCTGCAGAGAGAAATGGAGCTTCTGCAGATCGAAAGGCGACAAGTCGAGGAAGATCGGCGCGACGGCGCGAAAGCCttggccaaggctgagatgaaggTTAAGAACTTGAGAGAAGGTCAATCTGCACAGGAACAAGCCCGAGCACAACATGCAGCTGAACTTGAGTCCGTGCAGAATGAGATCGCATCCAAGGAACAGCAGCTTTCAACCATTAATCCAGCCTATAACCAAAAAAAgcaggaggaagacgaaatCCGACGACAACTTGATCATGCTGAAGCCACACGTAACCGCTTGTTTGCCAAACAGAGCCGAGGTTCCCAGTTCAGAAACAAGTCTGAGCGTGACACATGGTTGCGGAAAGAGATACAAGAACTCGAACTCAACATAAGCACTCAAAAAGCCAACAAGATTGatgcagatgaagaagttgaaagGGTCCGCGAATCAATAGCACAGGCAGAGCAAGACGTTGCTGACTTACGGAATCGTTTGGCCAACTTCAGTGGCGAGAAAACAGCCCTTGAAGAGGAGGTTGCCAAGGCCCGCGACATTATAGACAAGCTTAACGATGAACGAAAGCTAGTTCGTCGTGAGGATGACAAACTCAACTCAGTTATAGCCAATGCTCGGCAGGAGAAGGAGACAGCTGAACGTGAGTTGGCTCACGCAATGGATGGATCGACTGCACGTGGTCTGGCGACGATCCGACGATTGAAGCAAGAGCGAGATATCCCCGGAGCATATGGGACATTGGCTGAACTGCTTGAAGTTAGTGATGCTTACAGACTTCCCGTTGAGCAGATTGCCGGCGCAAGTCTGTTCCACTATGTCGTTGACAACGCAGATACAGCCACTTATCTCGCAGACACCCTATACAGACAACAGGGAGGCCGAGTTACATTCATGCCTCTCGCCCAACTACGGCCCCGGCAAATTAAGCTTCCCAGGTCTAATGATGCCGTACCTCTCTTAAGCAAGATCAACTACAACGAAGAGTACGAGAAGGCGTTCCAGCAGGTCTTTGGAAAAGCTGTCGTATGTCCAAACCTTACAGTAGCAAGCCAATATGCAAGAAGCCACGGCGTCGACGGCATCACTCCGGAAGGTGacacaaccaacaagagGGGTGCTATGACAGGTGGATATATCGACCCTCGAAAGTCGCGCTTACACGCCGTACAAGCCGTGAATAAATGGAGGGATGAATACGAAAGGTTGTTAGCGCAATCTCGTGATATCCGAAAACAGACAGAACTCAAGGACCAGGAGATCACAGCTGCGATGTCAGACCTACAAAAGGCCAACGAAAGACTAAGACAGGCTGTCGACGGGTTTGAACCACTGAAGCATGAACTGATTAATAAGTCAAAGCATCTGGAGAAAGAGCTGAGCCACCTCGATGCCGCCATCAAACGTCGAGATGCAGTCGAGAAGAACATGAACAGCTTCTTGGAGGATCTTGCCGCACATGAGGCCGAACTTCGATCTGATTTTAAGAAAACCCTGACCGCCGCTGAAGAACGCCAGCTGGAGGAACTCGGGACAAGCACCCAGGAGCTCCAAAAGCAGTGGAATGAACTCAGCCGAGCCCGGCGTGATCTGGAAAGGCAAAAGCAACTTCTTGAAGTGGACCTTCGCCAAAACCTGCAAATGAAGCTTGATCAACTCAACAGCCAGGCTTTTGAGGACTCGACTGGATCCTCGGGCGGTGGGTTGAAAGATGCCCAAAGGGAACTCAAGAAGGCGCAAAAAGTACAGAAAGCTGTTGAGGCAAGCCTCCAGGAACTTGAAACCAAAATGGATAATACACAAGCGCGGCTCGAGGAACTGGCAAATGAGAAGGCTCAACTAGAGCAAGCGCAGAGTGAGATATCCGCGAGGATCGAGAgacagcagaagaagatggacaAGAGTCTCCGAAAGAAAGCCGTTCTGTCAACACAAGCAGCCGAATGTGCACAGACTATTCGCGACCTAGGTGTGCTTCCcgaagaagccttcgacaaGTATGAAAACATGGACCCTAATCAAGTAAGTTCT aaagTGAATGAAGCACTGAAGAAGTACAAGCACGTGAACAAGAAAGCCTTTGAACAGTACAACAACTTCACAACTCAACAAGACCAGCTTATGAAACGACGTAAAGAGTTGGATGACTCTCAGGAGTCAATTGAGGTACTCGTTGAGCATCTCGACCGCCGAAAAGACGAGGCAATTGAGCGGACGTTTAAACAGGTTTCCAAGGAATTCACAACTATCTTTGGTAAGTTGGTGCCTGCCGGCCATGGCCGCCTGCTCATTCAACGACGGGCGGATCGTCGTCAAGAACCCGTCGACGAATCAGACGGAGAGGCACGCGGTGTTGAAAACTACACTGGTGTTGGCATCAGTGTTTCATTCAACTCAAAACATCTCGATGAGCAGCAGAAGATCCAGCAACTCAGCGGTGGTCAGAAGA GTTTATGTGCCCTTTGCCTTATATTCGCCCTCCAGGCTACTGAGAGCAGTCCCATGGTGATTTTTGACGAGGTGGATGCCAATCTGGATGCCCAATATCGTACAGCTGTTGCGGCCCTCCTTGAGTCCATCTCTAAGGAAATTGGTACTCAGTTCATTTGCACCACATTCCGACCTGAGATTGTGCATGTCGCCGACAGATGTTATGGTGTGACGTTCCGTAACAAGACCAGTTCAATCGACTGTGTCAGCACGGAGCAGGCTCTTGAGTTCGTAGAGGGCCAAGCGAAGCCT
- a CDS encoding 39S mitochondrial ribosomal protein L46-domain-containing protein yields MTASSRGSKAAQAVLSTRLYSSLAAAVAKTPTDTSTPAPARSPPPYDVRSGVILTRPPLVTRKLHPFENAFFFYQKRLEERLNTPFITSIYFKPDTARRLDWNIKVQERKGTVAKELGVYNGKSSKAWDDELKVGDELSNQETIVKSLLRDAEARVSDDAEIIAPEDVIPVEPPADRVTEADRKVDVQRLDRQLDRTLYLVVKGKDGWGFPADVIPKDENLHESAKRVLDQAAGVNMNTWIVSRVPVAHVVSRPKMTADGVVEKKGEKTFFIKGRIMAGQADLKNNPFGYTEFKWLTREELEKELPKDYWKGTSKHVTWVYFCTFVLSCDNLVSSQNTIRVGQRGIHHIHAVTENVRMGILGLKKLSRLVGIGKSFTPNFVPSKNNSLESLDFIVIA; encoded by the exons ATGACAGCTTCAAGCCGGGGTTCGAAAGCCGCTCAGGCTGTGCTATCTA CACGGCTCTACTCATCTCTCGCCGCAGCCGTAGCGAAAACCCCCACCGATACCTCTACTCCTGCACCCGCTCGCTCTCCGCCGCCCTACGACGTTCGCTCTGGTGTAATTCTCACGCGACCACCTCTGGTGACACGGAAACTCCATCCTTTTGAAaatgctttctttttctacCAGAAACGTCTCGAAGAACGTCTCAACACCCCCTTTATCACGAGTATTTACTTCAAACCTGATACGGCTCGCCGTCTAGACTGGAACATCAAGGTCCAGGAGCGCAAGGGCACAGTGGCCAAGGAGCTGGGTGTCTACAATGGAAAGAGTTCCAAGGCGTGGGATGACGAACTCAAGGTTGGCGATGAGCTTAGCAACCAAGAGACTATCGTCAAGTCCTTGCTCAGGGATGCTGAGGCACGTGtcagtgatgatgctgagattATCGCTCCTGAGGATGTCATCCCTGTTGAGCCTCCTGCGGATCGTGTGACTGAAGCAGATCGTAAGGTTGATGTTCAAAGACTGGATCGTCAACTCGATCGAACCCTGTATCTTGTGGTCAAGGGTAAGGACGGTTGGGGCTTCCCCGCTGATGTGATTCCTAAGGATGAAAATCTTCATGAG TCCGCCAAGCGAGTCCTCGACCAGGCTGCTGGTGTCAATATGAACACATGGATTGTCAGCCGCGTGCCAGTCGCCCATGTCGTCTCACGACCCAAGATGACTGCCGACGGCGTcgtcgagaagaagggtgaAAAGACATTCTTCATCAAGGGCAGGATAATGGCTGGTCAGGCTGATCTTAAGAATAACCCCTTTGGCTACACCGAGTTCAAGTGGCTGACTCGCGAGGAGCTGGAAAAGGAATTGCCAAAAGATTACTGGAAGGGG ACGTCAAAACATGTCACTTGGGTTTATTTCTGCACGTTTGTCCTCAGCTGCGATAACCTTGTGTCAAGCCAGAATACCATAAGAGTAGGTCAAAGAGGAATCCATCATATTCATGCAGTCACTGAAAATGTTCGTATGGGTATTTTGGgactcaagaagcttagTCGTCTCGTTGGGATTGGTAAAAGCTTCACGCCTAATTTCGTTCCATCTAAGAACAACAGCCTAGAAAGTCTCGACTTCATCGTAATCGCATAA
- a CDS encoding ribosomal protein L37ae gives MTKRTKKVGVTGKYGTRYGASLRKQVKKMEVTQHAKYTCTFCGKVTVKRQATGIWDCKSCKRTVAGGAYTVATPAAAAMRSTLRRLREIAEV, from the exons ATGACCAAGCGAACAAAGAAGGTCGGTGTTAC CGGTAAATACGGTACCCG TTACGGTGCTTCCCTGCGAaagcaggtcaagaagatggaagTCACCCAGCACGCCAAGTACACCTGCACTTTCTGCGGAAAGGTCACCGTCAAGCGACAGGCTACCGGCATCTGGGATTGCAAGTCTTGCAAGCGCACCGTTGCTGGTGGTGCTTACACCGTTGC CACACCTGCTGCCGCCGCCATGCGATCGACTCTGCGACGTCTCCGAGAGATTGCTGAGGTTTAA